From a single Coriobacteriaceae bacterium genomic region:
- a CDS encoding DUF87 domain-containing protein, translated as MGIKNAIMRAADKAGNAVATVSVLSSSQLDEVDQKRTAYLSEKPNPADEQAVELTNRLLATAAVELHNAYLPQLRNVYAPIDPSIEYPMGFNADNNIRFMNITKWIVDPNEDSLEKLVNVYDVLSDEECNIALIFNRTSASTEVFLAVVNSDNARDNIDADNFSRRMSDALRGNFPGSEVGPANRGPIPCLDNRRPSSVAAVSNIPAEKNEKFVTQTIEKVLDGIVPGRPSEDYTIVLLATPIHDIESRKLRLAELHSLLTPYASWTTNYTHHQNDSIGSSATIGINAGVSAGRQVGNNQAVAQNYNETDSTNESTSESSNESVTDSSTSTESITDTVTDGRNESSSGGVDLGVSASHTEGSSHSTSTATGTSSSTGKAISNTLGKAVTSGVGKAVSKGASVTSGVSQAVNLGANFGGSFARSSTVTATIGADEGITQTFKNYSIQHALEILELQMKRYDLASALGMWDFCAYVLAEDHNVANNVAHTYLALTQGKESYMSQAAVNLWRGDLGEQSADATAICSYLRDLRHPAFALSPALLDQHPSFSVYPATVDATTALSGKELAYSLNFPKKSVPGLPVIECASFGRNVSTFDGTQPQQGLCIGKVFHMHREERIETFLSKDSLASHTFVTGSTGAGKTNTVCRILDQALDQRVNFLVIEPAKGEYKDVYGAREDVNVFGTNPEFTPLLRINPFSFPSGIHVLEHLDRLAEIFNVCWPMYAAMPAVLKDAVARSYEDCGWDLAASDNPYGADLFPCFADVARNVREILDSSEYDAENKGAYKGSLLTRLNSLTNGLNGMMLSSNEVDATVLFDANTVIDLSRIGSAETKSLLMGLLVLKLQEHRMAEKKGMNQPLRHLTVLEEAHNLLKRSSSSQGSESGDLTGKSVEMISNAIAEMRTYGEGFIIADQAPGLLDMAAIRNTNTKIIHRLPDLSDRELAGRAANLNDQQIVELARLPKGVAAIYQNDWVEPVLCKIAKAEDGAHFAYSRPIDDVASNQSDDALAVARMLAYGISIGTKTELHSIRERLDRLHIDASTKVKILRTVQNPPAEPRMTKLGPIMSTLFPNVAKAVEDERECSDEAEQWTMAADAALRSSIDRDIDSRTRQVIIQGIMTDVLCLQMQDTQAYSDWHNWNENSEVS; from the coding sequence ATGGGCATCAAAAACGCGATTATGCGCGCTGCCGATAAAGCCGGCAACGCGGTCGCAACCGTCTCGGTACTCAGCAGCTCCCAGCTCGATGAGGTCGACCAAAAGCGAACAGCATACTTGTCAGAAAAGCCGAATCCGGCAGACGAGCAAGCTGTCGAGCTCACCAATCGGCTCTTGGCAACTGCCGCCGTTGAGCTTCACAACGCCTATCTGCCGCAGCTGCGAAATGTTTACGCGCCGATTGACCCCTCCATTGAATACCCCATGGGCTTTAACGCCGACAACAACATCCGCTTCATGAATATCACGAAGTGGATCGTCGATCCCAACGAGGACAGTCTCGAGAAGCTTGTAAATGTGTACGACGTTCTTTCTGACGAAGAATGCAACATTGCGCTGATCTTTAATCGAACCAGCGCAAGCACCGAGGTATTTCTCGCAGTCGTCAATAGCGACAATGCTCGCGACAACATCGACGCCGATAATTTTTCCCGGCGCATGTCGGATGCCTTGAGGGGCAACTTCCCCGGTTCCGAAGTGGGGCCCGCCAACCGCGGTCCCATTCCGTGTCTAGACAATCGACGCCCGTCTTCGGTTGCCGCCGTTTCGAATATTCCAGCCGAAAAGAACGAGAAGTTCGTCACGCAAACTATTGAGAAGGTTCTCGACGGCATTGTGCCCGGTAGGCCGAGCGAAGACTACACTATCGTGCTGCTCGCAACCCCGATCCATGATATCGAATCGCGCAAACTCCGCCTCGCCGAACTCCACTCACTGCTAACGCCTTATGCCTCATGGACGACCAACTACACCCATCACCAGAACGACTCCATCGGATCGTCCGCGACGATTGGCATCAATGCAGGTGTGAGCGCCGGCAGACAGGTGGGAAATAATCAGGCTGTTGCTCAAAACTACAACGAAACGGACTCGACAAACGAGTCGACCTCGGAATCGAGCAACGAGAGCGTAACCGACTCGTCCACATCGACCGAAAGCATCACGGATACGGTCACCGACGGCAGGAATGAGTCCTCGAGCGGAGGCGTTGACTTAGGCGTATCCGCAAGTCACACGGAGGGTTCGTCGCACTCCACGTCCACGGCAACAGGTACAAGCTCATCTACCGGCAAGGCCATATCCAACACGCTCGGCAAAGCCGTCACCAGCGGTGTTGGCAAGGCTGTCTCTAAGGGAGCTTCCGTGACTTCCGGTGTTTCGCAGGCAGTAAATCTAGGTGCCAACTTTGGCGGATCGTTCGCACGCTCAAGCACGGTCACCGCTACCATCGGCGCCGACGAAGGCATCACGCAGACGTTCAAGAATTACTCCATCCAACACGCGCTCGAAATACTTGAGTTGCAAATGAAGCGCTACGACCTTGCCTCGGCACTCGGCATGTGGGACTTTTGCGCCTACGTGCTAGCAGAAGACCACAACGTCGCGAATAACGTTGCCCACACCTATCTCGCCCTCACCCAGGGCAAAGAATCCTATATGTCTCAGGCTGCAGTAAACCTCTGGCGCGGAGACCTTGGAGAGCAAAGCGCCGACGCCACGGCAATCTGCTCCTACCTTCGCGATTTGCGCCATCCTGCTTTTGCCCTCTCCCCCGCCCTGCTCGATCAACATCCGAGCTTTTCGGTCTATCCGGCAACGGTCGATGCAACGACTGCCCTTTCGGGCAAGGAGCTGGCCTATTCGCTCAACTTTCCCAAGAAGTCCGTCCCAGGGTTGCCCGTTATCGAATGCGCTTCTTTTGGGCGCAACGTCTCTACGTTCGATGGTACGCAGCCTCAGCAGGGCCTTTGCATAGGCAAGGTTTTCCATATGCATCGCGAGGAACGCATCGAAACGTTCCTGTCAAAGGACTCACTTGCCTCGCACACCTTTGTTACGGGCAGCACCGGCGCAGGAAAGACCAATACCGTCTGTCGCATCCTCGACCAAGCGCTCGATCAGCGAGTCAACTTCCTTGTCATTGAACCTGCCAAGGGCGAATACAAGGACGTGTATGGAGCCCGCGAAGACGTAAACGTCTTTGGAACCAATCCAGAATTCACGCCGCTCCTGCGTATCAATCCTTTTAGCTTCCCGTCCGGCATCCATGTGCTGGAACACCTCGACCGACTCGCTGAGATCTTTAATGTCTGCTGGCCCATGTACGCCGCCATGCCCGCCGTCCTTAAAGACGCCGTCGCCAGGTCATACGAAGACTGTGGATGGGACCTTGCCGCTTCTGATAACCCATATGGAGCCGATCTCTTTCCTTGCTTTGCAGATGTTGCCCGCAACGTCCGCGAGATTCTCGATTCCAGCGAGTACGACGCCGAAAATAAGGGCGCCTACAAGGGTTCGCTGCTCACACGTCTCAATTCACTCACCAACGGGCTCAACGGCATGATGCTTTCGTCGAACGAAGTCGACGCCACCGTGCTTTTTGACGCCAACACAGTCATCGACCTATCGCGCATTGGCTCCGCCGAAACAAAATCCCTACTCATGGGTCTTCTTGTACTCAAACTTCAAGAACATCGCATGGCCGAGAAAAAGGGCATGAACCAGCCACTTCGCCATCTGACCGTGCTTGAAGAGGCGCACAACCTGCTTAAGCGATCGTCGAGCAGCCAAGGCTCGGAAAGCGGCGACCTGACAGGCAAGAGCGTCGAGATGATCTCAAATGCCATCGCCGAGATGCGTACATACGGCGAAGGCTTCATCATCGCCGACCAGGCGCCCGGACTTCTCGATATGGCAGCCATTCGCAACACAAATACCAAGATCATCCATCGCCTGCCCGATCTTTCGGACCGCGAGCTCGCCGGTCGCGCCGCCAACCTCAACGACCAACAGATCGTCGAACTGGCACGCCTGCCTAAAGGCGTTGCGGCCATTTACCAAAACGATTGGGTTGAGCCGGTGCTCTGCAAGATCGCCAAAGCAGAGGATGGCGCGCACTTTGCATACAGCCGCCCCATCGACGATGTCGCAAGCAACCAGAGCGATGATGCCCTTGCCGTAGCGCGCATGCTGGCCTACGGAATCAGCATCGGAACCAAGACGGAGCTGCACAGCATTCGCGAACGGCTCGATCGCCTCCATATCGACGCGTCTACAAAGGTCAAGATCCTGCGCACCGTTCAAAACCCACCCGCCGAACCGCGCATGACCAAGCTGGGACCCATAATGAGCACACTGTTTCCCAACGTTGCCAAAGCGGTCGAGGACGAACGCGAGTGCAGCGATGAAGCCGAACAATGGACAATGGCGGCGGACGCGGCACTCAGGTCCTCAATCGACCGCGATATCGACAGCCGCACCAGGCAGGTCATCATCCAGGGCATCATGACCGATGTCTTGTGTCTGCAAATGCAAGATACCCAAGCATATTCCGATTGGCACAACTGGAACGAGAATAGCGAGGTGAGCTAA
- a CDS encoding dynamin family protein, which produces MADIKIKIVSNPYQEIVRFFRWDNGWQEITTSTNPNSALHSTKIVNGFFPFKAEEIIDILAKEFGGGDRIELHFEGADDEWQELLAICTEGPRANTYEVIRDERYLSNARDVLPEIVEVFREIQGLVDEAVSERTKVSEQIRKFTDVSSDIIPLCVLGNYSAGKSTLINALIGMEILPSGDEPVTARIFQIKRSKDRDRAMVQFSCGSRRFLLRFDLDGLMENKELVGEPLYDKIAAKVADSMPGMASHMNSALKVLNSYHADEDDRTISDLIRIEVPFSDTDPWPHDREFVIFDTPGSNSASNVDHARVLKQAMEGLSNGLPIFVAEYTTLDTKDNENLSNEIKEIPAIDERFAMIVVNKADSADLPKGGFDDERVSDIMRQFIPSRLYGQGIYFVSSILGLGSKNSGEFISDNYAERFEDQQRKYTDPTSRFYKTLYRYDILPGQISRRTNRESEACKDLLLANSGLFCIENEIRLFAERYSAYNKCSRSESLLQEIVGITEEEIADKKTDLEQKKAQREAELEEDKRALIDQLEACKEHAKEDASASYRETIDKRVSAKQWETSLDALQARQNAITEEKREGLEYSKRSIAAAKAFDSIAPNFFNRLGDSIKGSQVNAQKDSEPCPTGGLADVGKGLCDDITDAFHKRSDAKAAERTADKDAADQLFNEVINHYDECTEQIAQTIDELSQSYWKDCAEHSRDALYRIATSSDNPLSEEKRQEVGDIILKYRGLALDKTKGPIFSKADFTELKLMDRVIFKSDKLLLRKVEDKFNREISRCFCEARAEIEREHTYGFTEWLNELLGQITSNITDYNPVLHGHVEDINRQTAEINALEAKLETLNNRKEYIARVINWKE; this is translated from the coding sequence ATGGCAGACATTAAAATCAAGATCGTCAGCAATCCATATCAAGAAATTGTCCGGTTCTTCCGATGGGATAACGGCTGGCAAGAAATAACGACATCTACAAATCCCAATAGCGCGCTCCATAGCACGAAGATCGTTAATGGTTTCTTCCCCTTTAAGGCCGAAGAGATCATCGACATCCTCGCCAAAGAGTTTGGTGGTGGCGACAGAATTGAATTGCATTTTGAAGGAGCAGACGACGAATGGCAGGAGTTGCTCGCCATCTGCACCGAAGGGCCACGTGCCAATACATACGAGGTCATACGAGACGAGCGCTATCTATCAAACGCCCGTGACGTCTTGCCGGAAATTGTCGAAGTCTTCAGAGAAATCCAGGGGCTTGTAGACGAAGCAGTCTCCGAGCGAACAAAAGTCTCTGAGCAAATTAGGAAGTTCACCGATGTCTCGAGCGACATCATCCCGCTGTGTGTGCTCGGCAACTATAGTGCAGGCAAATCGACGCTCATCAACGCCCTCATTGGCATGGAGATCCTTCCCAGCGGCGACGAGCCTGTAACGGCCCGCATATTTCAAATCAAACGTTCAAAAGACCGAGATCGCGCGATGGTTCAATTCTCCTGTGGCAGCAGGCGGTTCTTGCTGCGCTTTGATCTTGATGGCCTCATGGAAAACAAAGAGCTTGTGGGGGAGCCCCTATACGACAAGATCGCGGCCAAAGTCGCCGACTCCATGCCCGGCATGGCCTCTCATATGAACAGCGCCCTCAAGGTTCTTAACTCATACCATGCCGATGAAGACGACCGGACCATCTCCGATCTGATCAGAATCGAAGTGCCCTTTAGCGATACCGATCCATGGCCTCACGACAGGGAGTTTGTCATCTTTGACACCCCGGGGTCAAACTCTGCCTCCAACGTCGATCACGCCCGAGTGCTCAAACAAGCCATGGAAGGCCTCTCGAACGGTCTTCCCATTTTCGTTGCCGAGTACACCACACTCGACACGAAAGACAACGAGAACCTCTCCAACGAAATAAAGGAGATCCCCGCAATCGATGAACGCTTTGCCATGATCGTAGTCAACAAGGCGGATTCCGCCGACCTTCCCAAAGGCGGGTTTGACGACGAACGAGTCTCGGACATCATGCGCCAGTTCATTCCGTCCAGGCTCTATGGTCAAGGTATCTACTTTGTTTCTTCCATCCTCGGCCTAGGCTCAAAGAACTCCGGCGAGTTTATAAGCGACAACTATGCCGAAAGATTCGAAGACCAGCAGCGTAAATACACCGACCCGACAAGCCGCTTCTACAAAACGCTCTACCGTTACGATATCCTTCCGGGACAGATCTCGCGCAGAACCAATCGCGAATCCGAGGCTTGCAAGGACCTCCTTCTTGCCAATAGCGGACTCTTTTGCATCGAGAACGAAATACGCCTGTTTGCCGAACGGTACTCCGCATATAACAAATGCAGCAGGTCGGAATCACTTCTGCAAGAAATTGTCGGCATAACCGAAGAAGAGATTGCCGACAAGAAAACCGACCTTGAACAAAAGAAAGCGCAGCGAGAAGCCGAACTCGAAGAGGATAAGCGCGCTCTTATCGATCAGCTCGAAGCCTGCAAGGAGCATGCAAAGGAGGATGCTTCGGCAAGCTATAGGGAAACAATCGACAAGAGGGTTTCGGCCAAACAATGGGAGACCAGTCTTGATGCGCTCCAGGCACGCCAAAACGCCATTACCGAGGAAAAGCGAGAGGGGCTCGAGTACTCAAAACGCTCAATCGCGGCAGCGAAAGCATTTGATTCGATTGCACCCAACTTCTTCAATAGGCTCGGCGACTCCATAAAGGGAAGCCAGGTCAATGCGCAAAAGGATAGTGAACCTTGTCCAACGGGTGGCCTTGCGGACGTTGGCAAGGGTCTTTGCGATGACATAACCGATGCATTTCACAAAAGATCCGATGCAAAGGCTGCCGAAAGAACAGCCGACAAAGATGCCGCTGACCAACTCTTTAACGAGGTCATCAATCACTATGACGAATGTACCGAGCAAATAGCTCAGACCATCGATGAGCTGTCGCAAAGCTATTGGAAGGATTGTGCGGAGCATAGCCGCGATGCCCTCTATCGCATCGCTACCAGCAGTGACAATCCTCTTTCCGAAGAAAAGCGCCAAGAGGTCGGCGATATCATTCTTAAATATCGTGGCCTCGCGCTCGATAAGACAAAGGGCCCCATTTTCAGCAAGGCAGACTTTACCGAACTGAAGCTCATGGACCGTGTCATCTTTAAATCCGACAAGCTTTTGCTTAGGAAAGTCGAAGATAAATTCAACCGCGAAATCTCACGGTGTTTCTGCGAAGCACGCGCCGAAATAGAGCGCGAGCATACCTACGGCTTTACCGAATGGCTCAACGAGCTGCTTGGCCAAATTACGAGCAATATCACCGACTACAACCCGGTGCTCCATGGCCATGTCGAAGACATCAACAGGCAAACCGCGGAGATCAACGCTCTCGAGGCAAAACTCGAGACACTCAACAATCGAAAAGAATACATTGCGCGCGTCATTAATTGGAAGGAATAG
- a CDS encoding alpha-amylase family glycosyl hydrolase — MWAYETTFYQIYPLGFCGAPRENVAPVAEDELAQAADAASNPDAPIMKIAQWADYLQELGVGAVLINPLLESDSHGYDTRSLRHVDRRLGSDADFAAVCETLHAHGIRVVLDAVFNHVGRGFWAFRDVQERKWDSPYKDWFHINFDGDSCYGDGFWYEGWEGHFELVKLNLQNPAVVDYLLESVRTWVDVFGVDGLRLDVAYMLDRDFMRRLHSFARELKPGFVLIGETLHGDYNQIVNDEMLDSCTNYECYKGLYSSFNSVNMFEIAHSLHRQFGGDPWCIYRGKHLLSFVDNHDVPRLASILTDKSCLRPSYGMLFGMPGIPCVYYGSEWGIAGEKGGPDGDWALRPALDEPAPNELTAFITQLAHLRSADDAAARALNYGAYRNVVIQNKQLLFERACDGATVLVAVNAVGEPYTFGAGELNGSFVDLLADDAPTVELTGTLELAPYEVRYLLRA; from the coding sequence ATGTGGGCATACGAGACGACGTTCTATCAGATCTATCCGCTGGGCTTTTGCGGGGCTCCGCGCGAGAACGTCGCGCCCGTTGCCGAGGATGAGCTCGCACAGGCCGCCGACGCCGCGTCCAACCCCGATGCTCCCATCATGAAAATCGCCCAATGGGCCGATTACCTGCAGGAGCTCGGCGTTGGCGCTGTGCTGATCAACCCTCTGCTTGAGTCCGATAGCCATGGCTATGACACGCGCAGCCTGCGCCACGTTGACCGTCGTCTGGGCTCCGATGCCGATTTTGCGGCCGTATGCGAGACGCTCCACGCCCACGGTATCCGCGTGGTGCTCGATGCGGTCTTCAACCACGTCGGCCGCGGCTTTTGGGCCTTCCGCGATGTACAGGAGCGCAAGTGGGATTCTCCCTACAAGGACTGGTTCCACATTAACTTCGATGGCGACTCCTGCTATGGCGACGGTTTTTGGTACGAGGGCTGGGAGGGCCATTTTGAGCTCGTCAAGCTCAACCTGCAAAACCCCGCCGTGGTCGATTATCTGCTCGAGTCCGTGCGAACCTGGGTCGATGTTTTTGGCGTCGACGGCCTGCGCTTGGACGTCGCCTACATGCTCGACCGCGATTTCATGCGTCGTTTGCATAGCTTTGCCCGTGAGCTCAAGCCCGGCTTTGTGCTCATTGGCGAGACGCTCCACGGCGACTACAACCAGATCGTCAACGACGAGATGCTCGACTCCTGCACCAACTACGAGTGCTACAAGGGCCTGTACTCCAGCTTTAACTCGGTCAACATGTTCGAGATCGCCCATTCGCTGCACCGCCAGTTTGGCGGCGACCCCTGGTGCATCTACCGCGGCAAGCACCTGCTGTCGTTTGTCGACAACCACGATGTGCCGCGCCTGGCAAGTATCCTCACCGACAAGTCGTGCCTGCGTCCCTCCTATGGCATGCTCTTTGGCATGCCGGGCATCCCGTGCGTCTACTATGGCAGCGAGTGGGGAATTGCTGGCGAAAAGGGCGGCCCCGATGGCGACTGGGCGCTGCGCCCTGCGCTCGATGAGCCTGCGCCCAACGAGCTGACGGCGTTCATCACGCAACTCGCACACCTTCGCTCGGCCGACGACGCGGCTGCCCGTGCTCTCAACTACGGTGCCTATCGCAACGTGGTGATCCAGAACAAGCAGCTGCTGTTCGAGCGCGCCTGTGACGGCGCGACGGTACTCGTGGCGGTGAACGCCGTGGGCGAGCCTTACACCTTTGGCGCCGGCGAACTCAACGGCTCCTTCGTCGACCTGCTTGCCGACGATGCTCCCACGGTCGAGCTGACGGGCACCCTTGAACTTGCACCCTACGAGGTGCGCTATCTGTTGAGAGCCTAG
- a CDS encoding uracil-DNA glycosylase family protein: MAVSDEDYQHIEHGFEPVFDQRSRVLVLGSFPSVLSRANAFYYGNPQNRFWRVMAACLGVSVPSNEGDPLANGEPATLDASIAAKRAMLLNGSVALWDVIESCDIKGSSDASIKNVVPAHIERITGNAPIELVVCNGGTAGRLYKRYLKERTGLPAVVLPSTSPANAAWRLERLVERWREAVDWIAR, from the coding sequence ATGGCCGTGTCTGACGAGGACTATCAACATATTGAGCATGGGTTTGAGCCTGTGTTCGACCAGCGCTCGCGCGTTTTGGTGCTGGGGTCGTTTCCCTCGGTGCTCTCGCGTGCCAATGCCTTCTACTATGGCAATCCGCAGAACCGCTTTTGGCGTGTGATGGCCGCGTGCCTCGGTGTATCCGTGCCGTCCAACGAGGGCGATCCTTTGGCAAACGGTGAGCCCGCGACGCTCGATGCCTCCATTGCCGCCAAGCGGGCCATGCTGCTGAACGGCAGCGTGGCCCTGTGGGATGTGATCGAGAGCTGCGACATTAAGGGCTCGAGCGACGCCAGCATCAAAAACGTCGTTCCGGCACATATTGAGCGCATTACGGGCAATGCGCCTATTGAGCTGGTGGTGTGTAACGGAGGTACGGCGGGGCGCCTCTATAAGCGCTATCTAAAGGAGCGGACAGGCCTGCCCGCTGTCGTATTGCCGTCAACTAGTCCCGCTAACGCGGCTTGGCGTCTGGAACGTCTTGTTGAGCGTTGGCGCGAAGCCGTTGACTGGATCGCACGGTAG
- a CDS encoding aminotransferase class I/II-fold pyridoxal phosphate-dependent enzyme, which translates to MRLPMNTSLATLKPSGIRRINALAAQHPGCIALALGEPDFPTPDAISAEVTASLDRGDTHYPPNNGRPALREALSAYMGDAGLTFSADEVILTDGATEALSATFMAMLNPGDEVIIPTPAFGLYESIVVANHAQAVFLDTEPAQFQIDEEALRACVTPATKAIVICSPNNPTGCILNAASLDAVAHVAEQAGIYVVCDDVYNRLVYVDGYERFAQRHPELREQTVVIESFSKPWAMTGWRLGWLAAAAPVIAEIAKAHQYLVSSAVSFEMDAAARALTVDPTPMLKVYRARRKRVLAALDAMGLDVVEPAGAFYTFPSIKKFGLTSEDFCIKAIKEANVALVPGNCFGTEGHIRLSYCVSDKDLDEGLHRLSTFISTL; encoded by the coding sequence ATGCGTCTGCCCATGAATACCTCGCTTGCCACGCTCAAGCCCTCCGGCATCCGCCGAATCAACGCACTCGCCGCTCAGCATCCGGGATGCATTGCGCTTGCGCTCGGCGAGCCCGATTTTCCCACGCCCGACGCGATTAGCGCCGAGGTGACTGCTTCGTTGGACCGCGGCGACACGCACTATCCGCCCAACAACGGTCGCCCCGCCCTGCGCGAGGCGTTGTCTGCCTACATGGGGGACGCGGGCCTTACGTTTTCGGCCGACGAGGTCATCCTGACCGACGGCGCGACCGAGGCCCTGTCGGCTACGTTTATGGCCATGCTCAACCCCGGCGACGAGGTCATTATCCCCACGCCGGCCTTTGGCCTGTACGAGAGCATCGTCGTGGCCAACCACGCCCAGGCGGTCTTTTTGGATACGGAGCCTGCGCAATTCCAGATTGACGAGGAAGCGCTTCGCGCCTGTGTGACCCCGGCGACCAAGGCCATCGTTATCTGCTCGCCCAACAATCCTACAGGCTGCATTCTCAACGCGGCATCACTCGACGCCGTGGCACACGTAGCGGAGCAGGCTGGCATCTACGTAGTCTGCGACGACGTATACAACCGCCTCGTCTATGTGGACGGCTACGAGCGCTTCGCCCAGCGACACCCGGAGCTGCGCGAGCAGACAGTCGTCATCGAGAGCTTCTCCAAGCCCTGGGCCATGACCGGCTGGCGCTTGGGTTGGCTCGCAGCCGCAGCCCCCGTCATCGCCGAGATCGCAAAGGCCCACCAATACTTAGTATCGAGCGCCGTCTCCTTCGAAATGGACGCCGCAGCTCGAGCCCTGACCGTCGACCCAACCCCCATGCTCAAAGTCTACCGAGCCCGCCGCAAACGCGTGCTCGCAGCCTTAGACGCCATGGGCCTCGACGTAGTAGAGCCCGCAGGAGCCTTCTACACTTTCCCGAGCATCAAAAAGTTCGGCCTAACCAGCGAAGACTTCTGCATCAAAGCCATCAAAGAGGCCAACGTAGCCCTAGTTCCCGGAAACTGCTTCGGAACCGAAGGCCATATCCGCCTAAGTTACTGCGTCTCCGACAAAGACCTAGACGAAGGCCTCCACCGCCTGTCCACCTTCATTTCAACCTTATAG
- the rplJ gene encoding 50S ribosomal protein L10, which yields MPQQYKIDKVAEIESRIAENAGLFVVNYNGLTVKQAQELRHQLRECGAEMKVYKNNLVKIALKNQEQPEIDEILAGPVAYVFYETEPVEAAKALKDFSAKSKGVLEIKGGISDGKAVSADDVKAIAELPTKDQLLGQIAGLISGFARDIAVCVNGVSSGLARSIQQVSEQKAA from the coding sequence ATGCCCCAGCAGTACAAAATCGACAAGGTTGCAGAGATCGAGTCCCGTATCGCCGAGAACGCCGGTCTGTTCGTCGTCAACTACAACGGTCTGACGGTTAAGCAGGCTCAGGAGCTGCGTCATCAGCTTCGCGAGTGCGGCGCCGAGATGAAGGTCTACAAGAACAACCTGGTCAAGATCGCTCTCAAGAACCAGGAGCAGCCCGAGATCGACGAGATCCTCGCCGGCCCCGTCGCTTATGTGTTCTACGAGACCGAGCCGGTCGAGGCCGCTAAGGCCCTTAAGGACTTCTCCGCTAAGTCCAAGGGCGTCCTTGAGATCAAGGGCGGTATCTCCGACGGCAAGGCCGTTTCCGCTGATGATGTTAAGGCTATCGCCGAGCTGCCCACCAAGGATCAGCTTCTCGGCCAGATCGCCGGTCTCATCTCCGGTTTCGCTCGCGACATCGCTGTCTGCGTCAACGGCGTTTCCTCTGGTCTCGCTCGTTCGATCCAGCAGGTCTCCGAGCAGAAGGCAGCCTAG
- the rplL gene encoding 50S ribosomal protein L7/L12, whose product MAKLTTDEIIDALKEMTLLEASELVKAIEDTFGVSAAAPAAVVAAPAAGAAEAEEKTEFDVVLEGFGDNKIQVIKAVRELTNLGLKEAKEVVEGAPKAVLEGAKKEDAEAAKEKLEAAGAAVTLK is encoded by the coding sequence ATGGCTAAGCTTACCACCGATGAGATCATCGATGCTCTTAAGGAAATGACCCTTCTCGAGGCTTCCGAGCTCGTCAAGGCTATCGAGGACACCTTCGGCGTTTCCGCCGCTGCTCCTGCCGCTGTTGTCGCCGCTCCCGCTGCTGGCGCTGCTGAGGCCGAGGAGAAGACCGAGTTTGACGTCGTGCTCGAGGGCTTCGGCGACAACAAGATCCAGGTCATCAAGGCCGTCCGTGAGCTCACCAACCTTGGCCTGAAGGAGGCCAAGGAGGTCGTCGAGGGCGCTCCCAAGGCTGTTCTCGAGGGTGCCAAGAAGGAGGACGCCGAGGCTGCCAAGGAGAAGCTCGAGGCTGCTGGCGCTGCTGTCACCCTCAAGTAA
- a CDS encoding UTP--glucose-1-phosphate uridylyltransferase: MKAIIPAAGLGTRFLPGTKCTPKEMLPVLDKPVIQYVVEEALDPEEVDDAIIVTSPGKPELLNYFQPDRSLENLLRERGKNAYADAVAHAGGMPVDFRYQYEPKGLGHAIRSAADAVAGENFLVLLGDYVVPNRDICDKMLAVSKEHGGASVIAVAACSPEEVSRYGVIAGERVGSLEGAEDVADAEPGAVWRIGGLVEKPAPEAAPSNLYIVGRYLLSPLVMDLLADQQAGKGGEIQLTDAMARSLDREAMYAVVIDPLSGYDTGTPSGWMATNALMAASDPRFASAFWDAIDERGGLMRK, from the coding sequence ATGAAGGCAATCATCCCCGCCGCCGGTCTTGGCACGCGTTTTCTGCCTGGCACCAAGTGCACGCCCAAAGAGATGCTGCCGGTGCTCGACAAGCCCGTCATTCAGTACGTCGTCGAGGAGGCGCTCGACCCCGAGGAAGTCGACGACGCCATCATCGTTACATCTCCCGGTAAGCCCGAGCTACTGAACTACTTCCAGCCCGATCGCTCGCTCGAGAACCTGCTGCGCGAGCGCGGCAAGAACGCCTATGCCGATGCCGTCGCCCACGCTGGCGGTATGCCGGTCGACTTCCGTTATCAGTACGAGCCCAAGGGCCTCGGCCATGCTATCCGCTCTGCTGCCGACGCCGTGGCAGGGGAGAACTTCCTGGTTCTTCTGGGCGACTACGTTGTGCCTAATCGCGACATCTGCGACAAGATGCTCGCCGTTTCCAAGGAGCACGGTGGAGCTTCGGTTATCGCCGTCGCTGCTTGCTCGCCCGAGGAAGTCAGCCGCTACGGCGTTATCGCCGGCGAGCGCGTCGGTTCGCTCGAGGGCGCCGAGGACGTTGCCGATGCAGAGCCGGGCGCTGTCTGGCGCATCGGCGGTCTGGTCGAGAAGCCCGCTCCCGAGGCGGCTCCGTCCAACCTGTACATTGTCGGCCGTTATCTGCTGAGCCCGCTGGTCATGGACCTGCTCGCTGATCAGCAGGCCGGCAAGGGCGGCGAGATTCAGCTTACCGACGCCATGGCCCGCTCGCTCGACCGCGAGGCCATGTACGCGGTCGTCATCGACCCGCTGTCGGGCTACGACACCGGCACTCCCTCTGGCTGGATGGCCACCAACGCCCTCATGGCTGCAAGCGATCCCCGCTTTGCAAGCGCCTTCTGGGACGCCATCGACGAGCGCGGCGGATTGATGCGCAAGTAA